One Oryza glaberrima chromosome 11, OglaRS2, whole genome shotgun sequence genomic region harbors:
- the LOC127754039 gene encoding LOW QUALITY PROTEIN: F-box protein At4g22280-like (The sequence of the model RefSeq protein was modified relative to this genomic sequence to represent the inferred CDS: inserted 1 base in 1 codon; deleted 2 bases in 1 codon) gives MSPRKKAKESPGSTGGDRIGALPDEVLHHVLSFLPAQEAVRTCLLARQWRHLWKSATGVRIGEDDTDPGSVKDHQEFLDRLLVLRDSVPLETCVLRFSGHSKELIEDAARLNFWFKHALLRKVWFLQLENXGFYDPVPIDELPLVSQHLTRLQLYGILLNDSFLNFSSCPTLEELVFEFCFFECAKISSNSVKRLSMTCCSFNATLRVRVDVPSLVNLRLDDFEERAPLLDRMPSLVDAFVRVPWYGKDFCSQSNSGDCTREGCESCYGIKDNNCVLLDGLSEAKTLALMNGHKSFIFRRDLKWSPTFTKLKTLLFNEYWCVPHDYSALACILEHAPVLENLIFQIYSKGPEHVMKINGNCSSVDRSAAISGHLEIVEIRCEMIDNFVDKVLKYLSTFNVLYVDVAILNSSLLLALIAPMSFAMWTIFNFEEIGISDDDDDEDEDRDGDEDSYEDEEDEDEDSYEDDDDDDEDEDELYEEGDEDEDEDGDEDEDA, from the exons ATGTCCCCGCGGAAGAAGGCCAAGGAATCGCCCGGCtcgaccggcggcgaccggataGGGGCCCTCCCGGACGAGGTGCTCCACCACGTGCTCTCCTTCCTACCGGCGCAGGAGGCCGTCCGGACGTGCCTGCTAGCCCGGCAATGGCGCCACCTCTGGAAGTCCGCCACGGGGGTGCGCATTGGCGAGGACGATACCGATCCGGGAAGCGTGAAGGACCACCAGGAGTTTCTCGACCGTCTGTTGGTACTCCGTGATAGTGTGCCTCTGGAAACCTGCGTGCTAAGGTTTAGTGGGCACAGCAAAGAGCTCATCGAGGACGCTGCCCGGCTGAATTTTTGGTTCAAGCATGCTCTACTTCGCAAAGTTTGGTTCCTCCAGCTCGAAA AGGGGTTTTATGACCCAGTTCCGATAGATGAGCTGCCTCTTGTCTCCCAGCACTTGACAAGGCTACAGCTTTATGGTATATTGCTAAACGACAGCTTCCTTAACTTCTCAAGCTGTCCAACATTGGAAGAGCTAGTGTTTGAGTTTTGTTTCTTCGAGTGTGCCAAGATCTCCTCTAACTCGGTGAAACGTCTGAGCATGACTTGCTGCAGTTTCAATGCGACCTTGCGAGTACGTGTTGATGTCCCGAGTCTTGTTAATCTGAGGTTGGATGACTTCGAAGAACGGGCTCCATTGCTTGACAGGATGCCATCATTAGTTGACGCATTTGTGAGAGTCCCCTGGTATGGTAAAGACTTTTGCAGTCAATCTAACTCTGGTGATTGTACTCGTGAGGGCTGTGAATCTTGTTATGGTATCAAGGACAATAATTGCGTGCTTCTGGATGGTTTATCAGAAGCTAAGACGTTGGCTCTGATGAATGGACATAAATCG tttattttcagaAGGGATTTGAAGTGGAGCCCAACATTTACGAAGTTAAAGACTTTGTTATTCAATGAATACTGGTGTGTGCCTCATGATTATAGTGCACTAGCTTGCATTCTTGAACACGCACCGGTTCTGGAGAATCTCATTTTTCAGATCTATTCCAAG GGACCTGAACAtgtaatgaaaatcaacggAAACTGCTCTTCAGTGGATAGATCAGCTGCAATATCAGGACACCTTGAGATAGTTGAAATCAGATGTGAAATGATTGATAACTTTGTAGATAAAGTTTTGAAGTATCTGTCTACATTTAACGTAC TTTATGTTGATGTTGCCATCTTGAATTCCAGTTTATTACTTGCTCTTATTGCTCCCATGTCATTTGCCATGTGGACAA TTTTCAATTTTGAGGAAATCGGGATTTcggacgatgacgatgatgaagaCGAAGATAGAGATGGAGATGAAGACTCTTATGAAGacgaggaagatgaagatgaagattcttacgaagacgatgatgatgatgatgaagatgaagatgaa ctcTACGAAGAGggagatgaggatgaggatgaggatggagatgaagatgaagatgcttGA